A single region of the Salmo salar chromosome ssa16, Ssal_v3.1, whole genome shotgun sequence genome encodes:
- the LOC106573703 gene encoding nuclear receptor coactivator 5 isoform X1 — MSSWAPGGRRPQPNPNGGSVKPLRPFRRPAPYPVREDRTDDHKDSESYEELDQQHDYSGNNMDYEGYQQNASPKVYNAADKRSALYQRFYKQLQEKTPADCVVLSVSNQSTDYPKSIGHCLQDRGLSVEMIYLQAESGLTRALQDVRSDGSPLCILVEQTNVALSSCTVIIFSESLKIHRNMPKDHAMDFVMAEYGRGLGERTQQKDSAETGERAAELVDDYLEREKVERHAVPSDTRQLLFFLAEGVHLYPEELSTIAEYLRNRQDHLQATSETGDGPRPERKKMLPPGLGKPPPLLPTPSGPHGREPPPGMGEHPATPLMTPGSYPKTKPPPLLSMHQGQGLPHRPPHGPPPPHGPHGPLPRGPPHHHGPPLPRGPPPPRGLPQSGPMTPHGPRGAPPSLKSLHMGPQPGLLPCPGGLPPHPNTPRR, encoded by the exons ATGTCGTCGTGGGCACCAGGCGGCAGACGGCCTCAACCCAACCCAAATGGAGG CAGTGTTAAACCTCTTCGGCCTTTTCGAAGACCAGCACCATACCCCGTGAGAGAAGACAGGACCGACGACCACAAGGATTCTGAGAG TTACGAGGAGTTGGACCAACAGCATGACTACTCCGGTAACAACATGGACTATGAAGGATATCAACAAAATG CTTCTCCCAAAGTTTACAATGCAGCTGACAAACGTAGCGCACTCTACCAGCGGTTCTATAAGCAACTCCAGGAAAAGACACCTGCCGACTGTGTGGTTCTGTCTGTGAGCAACCAGAGCAC GGATTACCCCAAATCTATAGGCCACTGTTTGCAGGACCGTGGCCTCTCGGTGGAAATGATTTACCTGCAGGCGGAGTCGGGCCTGACCCGGGCCCTACAAGATGTCCGCTCCGACGGTTCCCCCTTATGTATTCTCGTCGAACAGACTAACGTAGCTCTGTCCTCGTGCACAGTAATCATATTTTCAGAATCCCTCAAAA TCCACCGCAACATGCCCAAGGACCATGCCATGGACTTTGTGATGGCGGAATATGGCCGTGGGCTTGGGGAGCGGACGCAGCAGAAGGACTCTGCAGAAACAGGGGAGCGGGCGGCCGAGCTGGTGGATGActacctggagagagagaaagtggagagGCATGCTGTGCCCTCTGACACCCGCCAGCTGCTCTTCTTCCTGGCCGAGGGAGTCCACCTGTACCCCGAGGAGCTGAGCACCATCGCGGAGTATCTTCGCAACCGCCAGGACCATCTGCAAG CCACGTCTGAGACTGGTGATGGCCCCCGGCCTGAGAGGAAGAAGATGTTGCCTCCTGGTTTAGGGAAACCTCCACCGCTGCTACCCACCCCCTCAGGCCCTCATGGCAGAGAGCCACCCCCTGGGATGGGAGAGCACCCTGCCACCCCCCTCATGACTCCAG GCTCATACCCCAAGACCAAGCCCCCTCCACTGCTGTCCATGCACCAGGGACAGGGGCTACCTCATCGTCCCCCTCATGGTCCCCCACCCCCTCATGGCCCCCACGGTCCACTACCTCGAGGACCCCCACACCACCATGGCCCCCCTCTTCCCCGAGGGCCCCCTCCCCCCCGTGGTCTTCCACAGAGTGGCCCCATGACCCCACACGGCCCCAGAGGAGCCCCACCATCACTGAAGAGCCTTCACATGGGACCACAGCCTGGGCTGCTCCCCTGTCCAG GTGGTCTGCCTCCACACCCTAACACACCCAGGCGCTGA
- the LOC106573703 gene encoding nuclear receptor coactivator 5 isoform X2, with protein sequence MSSWAPGGRRPQPNPNGGVKPLRPFRRPAPYPVREDRTDDHKDSESYEELDQQHDYSGNNMDYEGYQQNASPKVYNAADKRSALYQRFYKQLQEKTPADCVVLSVSNQSTDYPKSIGHCLQDRGLSVEMIYLQAESGLTRALQDVRSDGSPLCILVEQTNVALSSCTVIIFSESLKIHRNMPKDHAMDFVMAEYGRGLGERTQQKDSAETGERAAELVDDYLEREKVERHAVPSDTRQLLFFLAEGVHLYPEELSTIAEYLRNRQDHLQATSETGDGPRPERKKMLPPGLGKPPPLLPTPSGPHGREPPPGMGEHPATPLMTPGSYPKTKPPPLLSMHQGQGLPHRPPHGPPPPHGPHGPLPRGPPHHHGPPLPRGPPPPRGLPQSGPMTPHGPRGAPPSLKSLHMGPQPGLLPCPGGLPPHPNTPRR encoded by the exons ATGTCGTCGTGGGCACCAGGCGGCAGACGGCCTCAACCCAACCCAAATGGAGG TGTTAAACCTCTTCGGCCTTTTCGAAGACCAGCACCATACCCCGTGAGAGAAGACAGGACCGACGACCACAAGGATTCTGAGAG TTACGAGGAGTTGGACCAACAGCATGACTACTCCGGTAACAACATGGACTATGAAGGATATCAACAAAATG CTTCTCCCAAAGTTTACAATGCAGCTGACAAACGTAGCGCACTCTACCAGCGGTTCTATAAGCAACTCCAGGAAAAGACACCTGCCGACTGTGTGGTTCTGTCTGTGAGCAACCAGAGCAC GGATTACCCCAAATCTATAGGCCACTGTTTGCAGGACCGTGGCCTCTCGGTGGAAATGATTTACCTGCAGGCGGAGTCGGGCCTGACCCGGGCCCTACAAGATGTCCGCTCCGACGGTTCCCCCTTATGTATTCTCGTCGAACAGACTAACGTAGCTCTGTCCTCGTGCACAGTAATCATATTTTCAGAATCCCTCAAAA TCCACCGCAACATGCCCAAGGACCATGCCATGGACTTTGTGATGGCGGAATATGGCCGTGGGCTTGGGGAGCGGACGCAGCAGAAGGACTCTGCAGAAACAGGGGAGCGGGCGGCCGAGCTGGTGGATGActacctggagagagagaaagtggagagGCATGCTGTGCCCTCTGACACCCGCCAGCTGCTCTTCTTCCTGGCCGAGGGAGTCCACCTGTACCCCGAGGAGCTGAGCACCATCGCGGAGTATCTTCGCAACCGCCAGGACCATCTGCAAG CCACGTCTGAGACTGGTGATGGCCCCCGGCCTGAGAGGAAGAAGATGTTGCCTCCTGGTTTAGGGAAACCTCCACCGCTGCTACCCACCCCCTCAGGCCCTCATGGCAGAGAGCCACCCCCTGGGATGGGAGAGCACCCTGCCACCCCCCTCATGACTCCAG GCTCATACCCCAAGACCAAGCCCCCTCCACTGCTGTCCATGCACCAGGGACAGGGGCTACCTCATCGTCCCCCTCATGGTCCCCCACCCCCTCATGGCCCCCACGGTCCACTACCTCGAGGACCCCCACACCACCATGGCCCCCCTCTTCCCCGAGGGCCCCCTCCCCCCCGTGGTCTTCCACAGAGTGGCCCCATGACCCCACACGGCCCCAGAGGAGCCCCACCATCACTGAAGAGCCTTCACATGGGACCACAGCCTGGGCTGCTCCCCTGTCCAG GTGGTCTGCCTCCACACCCTAACACACCCAGGCGCTGA
- the LOC106573703 gene encoding nuclear receptor coactivator 5 isoform X3: MSSWAPGGRRPQPNPNGGYEELDQQHDYSGNNMDYEGYQQNASPKVYNAADKRSALYQRFYKQLQEKTPADCVVLSVSNQSTDYPKSIGHCLQDRGLSVEMIYLQAESGLTRALQDVRSDGSPLCILVEQTNVALSSCTVIIFSESLKIHRNMPKDHAMDFVMAEYGRGLGERTQQKDSAETGERAAELVDDYLEREKVERHAVPSDTRQLLFFLAEGVHLYPEELSTIAEYLRNRQDHLQATSETGDGPRPERKKMLPPGLGKPPPLLPTPSGPHGREPPPGMGEHPATPLMTPGSYPKTKPPPLLSMHQGQGLPHRPPHGPPPPHGPHGPLPRGPPHHHGPPLPRGPPPPRGLPQSGPMTPHGPRGAPPSLKSLHMGPQPGLLPCPGGLPPHPNTPRR; this comes from the exons ATGTCGTCGTGGGCACCAGGCGGCAGACGGCCTCAACCCAACCCAAATGGAGG TTACGAGGAGTTGGACCAACAGCATGACTACTCCGGTAACAACATGGACTATGAAGGATATCAACAAAATG CTTCTCCCAAAGTTTACAATGCAGCTGACAAACGTAGCGCACTCTACCAGCGGTTCTATAAGCAACTCCAGGAAAAGACACCTGCCGACTGTGTGGTTCTGTCTGTGAGCAACCAGAGCAC GGATTACCCCAAATCTATAGGCCACTGTTTGCAGGACCGTGGCCTCTCGGTGGAAATGATTTACCTGCAGGCGGAGTCGGGCCTGACCCGGGCCCTACAAGATGTCCGCTCCGACGGTTCCCCCTTATGTATTCTCGTCGAACAGACTAACGTAGCTCTGTCCTCGTGCACAGTAATCATATTTTCAGAATCCCTCAAAA TCCACCGCAACATGCCCAAGGACCATGCCATGGACTTTGTGATGGCGGAATATGGCCGTGGGCTTGGGGAGCGGACGCAGCAGAAGGACTCTGCAGAAACAGGGGAGCGGGCGGCCGAGCTGGTGGATGActacctggagagagagaaagtggagagGCATGCTGTGCCCTCTGACACCCGCCAGCTGCTCTTCTTCCTGGCCGAGGGAGTCCACCTGTACCCCGAGGAGCTGAGCACCATCGCGGAGTATCTTCGCAACCGCCAGGACCATCTGCAAG CCACGTCTGAGACTGGTGATGGCCCCCGGCCTGAGAGGAAGAAGATGTTGCCTCCTGGTTTAGGGAAACCTCCACCGCTGCTACCCACCCCCTCAGGCCCTCATGGCAGAGAGCCACCCCCTGGGATGGGAGAGCACCCTGCCACCCCCCTCATGACTCCAG GCTCATACCCCAAGACCAAGCCCCCTCCACTGCTGTCCATGCACCAGGGACAGGGGCTACCTCATCGTCCCCCTCATGGTCCCCCACCCCCTCATGGCCCCCACGGTCCACTACCTCGAGGACCCCCACACCACCATGGCCCCCCTCTTCCCCGAGGGCCCCCTCCCCCCCGTGGTCTTCCACAGAGTGGCCCCATGACCCCACACGGCCCCAGAGGAGCCCCACCATCACTGAAGAGCCTTCACATGGGACCACAGCCTGGGCTGCTCCCCTGTCCAG GTGGTCTGCCTCCACACCCTAACACACCCAGGCGCTGA